The window TCAACTTTATACCTTGTTTGAGGATGAGAAAGGTCATTATTAACTTTGTACACGGAAACTATTGTctcgggagtattattattattcttttcatcaaaaAGTTTCCTTTCTTTCTTTTCACGTCTTTCAGCGGGTGTTAGCTTCCGTGCAATGTTTCTGTCAACATGGGCTTGTTCGCGTTCAGACGCAGCACTTCTTATCTCCATTTCAAGGCGAGTAGGGTCTTGGGTCGCTTCTGAACCAACAACTCTCATTAAATTGTTCATTTTGACTTTCGGTTTGGATGGTTCTAGAAGGCCTTGTCTGATCATTTCTTGACGGGTTTTCTCGGTAGCTAAGCGTCTCTGAGTGCGGAGTTTTTTGCGTTCTTTTTGGGTAAGCTTTAAGGGTTGAGGTGGTGGTGGAGTAGGTTCGGCTGGTGGCTGGATAGGACGGGGGTGTTCGACATATAATGTGACTTTTTCTTTCTTTACTTCTGTCATGTTTCCGTAGCTATCGAATTCTATAAGTGGTACGTCCCACCACTCATAATCAGGAATAGGATCCTTTGGCTTTTCTTTGATAATAATTCTATCTGAAACCTCTATCAGATTTGGATTGATATCAGGTTCCGCCTCCGCCAAATGAGCTTGTTTTGCTCTAAACTCTCGTGCTTGTGCTTCTCCAAATTGACTCTTTAGCTTAATCATCTCAGCCTCCTTAGTCCATTTACCTTCTTCTACGAACTGAAAAGTCATCTTTTTAGGCCTTAAAAGTTTGACTTTATCTATTCCCATTTGAGGATCAAAGTGAGGATTTTTATGTGGGTCGACTTCCAATTCAGGTTTCAATATTTTGAAAGCATCTTTTTTCTGCTTGTTAATGTTAACCTTAAGGGTGGTCAAATTGTTTAACTTTGGTATATTCACCTGCACGTTCCCATGTTCATCCACTTCCCTTCCCAAATGATCCAAACAGAGGATGGGAGCCTTGGCAGGCTTGGGTTGTTGAAGAGTTGGCGGGAACATgttaataagtataattcttttattaactCGTTCAACTATAGACATCTGACCAATTCTATCAGTGCTGGAGTTAATACCTTTGTTCAACATAGGGGTTTTCTTCATCTTCGCTGCAAGCTTCAGTAATGTGGCTTTCGCCTTAGAAATAGCATCTCGAGAGATACCACCACTCTTGCCAGCATCTGCACAAGTCCCGTTACTATTAACTCCTTCATTTTCATGTTTGCTAGAAAGGGGAGATACCTTAGAAGGAGGGTGGCGGCTGTTTGCACCACCACCATTGACCTTGGAACCACCAAACAATTCATCTTTAACTTCACTCTTCAATTTATCACCATTCAATTTCTCTTGCTTAATTCCATCATTGTCTAAATCAATTCCTTCTTTCTTATCTTCAAATCTCCTcctcttctcttctctatcagcAGCAACTTTATCTTCAAATCGCTTCCGCTTTTTGCGTTCATCCAAAACCCTAATTCGTTTCTCCCGAGCCTCATAATACCTatcttcatcatcaatatcatcattcCTATCTTTCCGTTTATGATGATGTCGATCTTTGCTGGTTTCTCGGCCGTATGACTTCTCACGCTTCAATCGATCATCGATATCTTCCATTCTCTCGCCTTCGGAACGGCGACGGCAGCGATATTCACTGTCGGTGTCTCGGTATTTGGAGCGGTGTTGTTTCAATACCAAAGGAGATCGACTTTCTGAATCTTTGTGTTTCCGGCTGGATCGACTATCCATTGTGGTTAGGGTTTTGTGGGAATCGTTGTTTCAATACCAAAGGAAATCGGACTTTATATAGCTTTTAATTTAGatctatgagcccgtgcgttgcatggggactcatccgcaaacattattaagttttaaatttatatatgaaatAAGGATATTATATAAAAATTGTCAAAAGTATTGTTGTTGTCGAATTAGTAAAATATGTTTTTGTAAACAACACATTAGTAAAACTCTGATAATTTTTAGTTCATACATAGATTGATTCACCACAAAAAGTTATGACTAAATAGTTACAAGTTAACACAAAAAGTCGTCAAACGGGTCAAAGTCCTCAAATGAGCCCGTGCATTGCACTAAAGTTGTAGATATACACGAAAAAGTAATTAAATTAAGGATTTCGTTGCTTTCACGCCAATTAGATTGTGAATATATCATTGTTTTCACACCTCCAATCCGTTTGAGAAAAAAAATACAAAcaggcccgagagtcattttgacactttttaCCCATCATGACACCAAAATTGATGGGTCTGATGGGTCTACTTTCTACTACAAATATTATATTTCATCAAAACCTAACAATTTTCAATTTATGATCCTGCAAATtaggcccgagagtcattttgacactttttaCCCATCATGAAACCAAAATTGATTGATGACCCAATCATTATCCAATGTACCTGAGTGACCCAATATCACTTCTCAGCTCCTTAAAAATATTTTAAACGTGTTGGTAATTTCAAATAATCGAAGTTAGCCAGTCGGGTCAAATTGTCCACAATTACATATTAATGAGTCAAAATGACTGTTGTAACCAAAATACACAAAAACGTATTTTTTAAACATAAAAACTTGACAATACCTTTGACACAACATAATGAACGTGTACAAAACAACAAATACCTAAATTGACACCATATGATCGAAATGGGTCAGGAGTcaattaataaataaaaacttgaCAATACCTATGTTTTTCATCAAAGACTTATACTATAGCAACATAACTGTTCTTTTTTAATCGTAGTTATCACAGTATTTTCATACACGAAATATAAGCAAATAAAAAAACatgcatatatataataaataaatagtcaAAAAACTAACCTTCATATGAGCTATGAGCTTCAATACTTATATTATGAGCAGATTGTCGAATACGATTACGGGCTTGCATATGGGACGCCTTCGAGCCATCTTTGTTCTGAGCATCAATAGCAGCAGATGAAGATGTCTTCACAAAAACATGCCTTTGCTCCCTCTTAGGCGGCATTATACATACTTAACATTTCAATAAATAACCATTATATAATCACTGAttaaaaagtttaaaataagtataaCTAAGTACATATCATCAAAAAACATTACGAAAAGGGGGGAAAACACTAACAATTACGATGTTTGaaaatgaaacttaccattaaacaCAACTTATGGCATTCCGGTTAACATAATAAATGTTCGAGTGAATAAATATATTGTAGGATGGTGCCGGTAATCCATAGAAGAATATGACAATGTGGTAACCCTCCCTTTCAGAATTCTATAGCGTATAAAACTGCAACAAAAAGGAAGCATATTTAGGATAAGCTTCGTTTAATACGAACGGGTCGAGAGTGAAATGGGTAAACAACATATATATGCAtacctacacacacacacacacacacacacacacacacacacacacacacacacacatatatatatatatatatttacacagatATATATAAGTTATTTAAACGGGCCAAAGTCCAAATGGGCGATACAAACCAATAAACTTACACAAATTGGTCGTGGTCCAAACGAACAAATAAACCGATACACGCACCGCAAACTAACAACCACCGCCAACTGGCGGCAACCACCACTGACCAGCAGCGGACAGCTGCACGCCGGCAGCAGCACCTGCCGAAAAACAGAAACACTAAACAGCAGCCGGTGGCTGCGTGCTTCtgcaaaacagaaacagaaagtaGCAGCGGCAGCAACACAAACAGCAGTCAGCGGCAGCCACCGCGAGCTGATAACAGCCATCGTGCGCCAGCAACAACAGCAACCGCCGGCAGCTGCAGTAGCCGCGTGGCAGCTGTGGTGCAGCAAACAGAAATAGTAACAACAGTTGTGGTGCAAGTGTTGACATCTTTGAAGACCACCTATAAAAATAACTAACAAAAATTTGTTACCTTTATCCAAAACCAGCTCTTTCTATCCGCTTCATGATTCTGCGCAAGTCGTCGTAATGtctaaatattaatttaaaatatgtCACATTATATTATGTGACACAAGTGCATGCACAAAGTAACAAAGCAAAAAATACTGAGAACGTAATTCTCGAATGATACCTTCAAGGTTGTTTGGAGTTGCACTTTATGTGCTTCTTTCTCATTAAATTTCTCTTCAAGTTTctgaaaatgaattaaattaaaaaattACGAAATTAAGAAATACAAATTGAAGTATGGTGAGTATAACAGTTCTCGAGATCAAAGAACTAAATGTGAATACTCGCATGTTTTCTTCGAGCGGTTCTTTGCTCAGTTTTCAAGGTAAACAGGGTTGATACAGTTGGTGATTGCAACTTGCTTTTAGGTGGCGGTTCTTTCCTCAGTCTTCAAGTTTGTAAGAAATCATGATGATCCTAAAATATTTTTGAGATAAAGATGGATCATGAAGCATACCCAGATCGCGATTCTATTATGCAACACTATCACAACCACAAAACTTTTGTAATCATCAATGAAAGTAGTAAAAAAATAACTAACCACATTTCTTGCTTCAGTCAAATACACACCACCCATAACTCTAACTCTTTCTTGTATACTACAACCGTAGTAATTAACTTCATGGTATAAAAATcaagttattattaaaaaaaagtgcAAAAAAGGTGAATCAAAATCCTCAAGAATCATGTATGCATCGTGTAATTAAAGATTCAAGAGATCATGTATTTGAGACAATGGAAACACATAGCACAGACACCCTGGTTCTTCATAACCTCCATCATCTGACAATGGAAAAATTATATGCTTAATCCCCTTTCAGATAATACAACAATTAAACTTGCAATCGATGGTATTAAAAATTAAATTTACAATCGATTGGTGTAAAAATAAAACTTACAGCAAATGGAGTAGAACTTCTTCTCTTGTAATGGTCGATTGGAATCGAAAACACACATATCAAAATCAATCTGTAAAATTAAAAGAAAGCACATAAGATTAATCAATCTGTAAAATCAATCTGAAAAATCAAAATCAATCTATAAAATCAAAATCAAGATTGTACGATTCTGTACAGAAATTGAATTAAATCAAGAAAGATTCAAGCCTATAATTTGTACAGAAATTGAATTAGGGTAAACGACGCTGGTGTGTGCGATAGTCCATTTGATTGTAGAGGGAACGTGATTTCGTGCTTTTGATTTGAAGAACCCTATTATTATTGGATGATGAATGAAGGTTTGAGATTTTTGGATTTGAAATTTGAACTAAAAAACTGAATACGATGAATTAGGGATGGTTACTTGAGAATGAAAACTGCTATCCG of the Rutidosis leptorrhynchoides isolate AG116_Rl617_1_P2 chromosome 5, CSIRO_AGI_Rlap_v1, whole genome shotgun sequence genome contains:
- the LOC139850629 gene encoding protein RDM16-like, whose translation is MIKLKSQFGEAQAREFRAKQAHLAEAEPDINPNLIEVSDRIIIKEKPKDPIPDYEWWDVPLIEFDSYGNMTEVKKEKVTLYVEHPRPIQPPAEPTPPPPQPLKLTQKERKKLRTQRRLATEKTRQEMIRQGLLEPSKPKVKMNNLMRVVGSEATQDPTRLEMEIRSAASEREQAHVDRNIARKLTPAERREKKERKLFDEKNNNNTPETIVSVYKVNNDLSHPQTRYKVDVNAQENRLSGCAVMSQGVCVVVVEGGNKSIKRYQKLMLKRINWVAAAAVKEENEYEDHDDDDEKPNNECALVWQGNVAKPSFHRFSVHECRTEITARKVLSDAGVGHYWDLAVNTQF